Proteins from one Xenorhabdus griffiniae genomic window:
- a CDS encoding LysR family transcriptional regulator produces the protein MDIRNLEAFIVLAETLNYHKASERLYLSQPALTKKIHGLEDILGASLFTRGPNGTRLTDFGQKTLENTRKFLSHYEQFKSQVHFDSKEEMVRHLYVGSCFPIHNYSQIENQIVEKKGNVVLSLVTGLSVEQQINLLNAGMLHVAVMPLSSIIAQLEAKRVFTERLIYIFKKGSHLISRCRTALSQFGNGVTSTNSPEKKEMTELADCLNVFPVYTGDNMHLLLKTNDIMLIVEMITKNNAYTCVPKRIIRSIPEYYMNFLEIVETDKKIDLGVVWAKSIDEPLIEDAENFSALVANI, from the coding sequence ATGGATATACGCAATCTTGAAGCTTTTATCGTTTTGGCTGAAACGCTTAATTATCATAAGGCTTCTGAGAGGCTTTATCTTTCTCAGCCGGCCTTGACGAAGAAAATCCACGGGTTGGAAGATATTCTTGGTGCGTCACTATTTACAAGGGGACCAAATGGAACAAGGTTGACAGATTTTGGACAGAAGACGTTGGAAAATACCCGGAAATTTTTATCTCATTATGAACAGTTCAAAAGTCAGGTTCATTTCGATTCAAAAGAGGAGATGGTCAGGCACTTATACGTTGGTTCTTGTTTTCCTATCCACAATTATTCGCAAATAGAGAATCAGATCGTGGAAAAAAAAGGGAATGTCGTGCTGTCATTGGTGACTGGACTGTCAGTTGAGCAACAGATAAATTTATTGAATGCAGGGATGTTACATGTTGCAGTGATGCCGCTATCATCTATTATTGCTCAATTAGAGGCAAAAAGGGTGTTTACGGAAAGATTGATCTATATCTTTAAAAAAGGCAGTCATCTGATATCTAGATGCAGAACAGCTTTAAGTCAGTTTGGGAACGGAGTTACTTCGACAAATTCACCAGAAAAGAAAGAGATGACTGAGTTAGCAGATTGTCTCAATGTTTTTCCTGTTTATACTGGTGACAATATGCATTTGCTATTAAAAACAAATGATATCATGTTGATAGTAGAGATGATTACAAAAAATAATGCCTATACCTGTGTACCTAAACGGATTATTCGCTCTATTCCTGAGTATTATATGAATTTTTTAGAAATCGTTGAAACGGATAAAAAAATTGATCTTGGTGTGGTATGGGCAAAATCCATAGATGAACCTTTGATTGAAGATGCTGAAAACTTTTCTGCTTTAGTTGCTAATATATAA
- a CDS encoding ABC transporter ATP-binding protein, which produces MIVFSSLQIRRGIRVLLDNANATINPGQKVGLVGKNGCGKSTLLALLKDELQAENGSVTFPNNWALAWVNQETPALETSALEYVIDGDREFRQLEQKLKIANEQNDGHAIAHLHGLLDTIQAWTIRARAASLLHGLGFSQIQLEQPVRSFSGGWRMRLNLAQALICRSDLLLLDEPTNHLDLDAVIWLEKWLKSYTGTLILISHDRDFLDPIIDKILHIEQQDLYEYTGNYSSFERQRAAKLAQQQALYQSQQEKVAHLQSYIDRFRAKASKAKQAQSRIKMLERMELIAPAHVDNSFHFSFRQPDNLPNPLLNMDKVSAGYGEKTVLNSIKLNLVPGSRIGLLGRNGAGKSTLIKLLAGELAPQHGDIALSKGIKLGYFAQHQLEYLRADESPLQHLARIAPQETEQQLRDYLGGFGFKGDQVTDPSGRFSGGEKARLVLALIVWQRPNLLLLDEPTNHLDLDMRQALTEALIDFEGALVVVSHDRHLLRSTTDELYLVHDGKVELFKGDLEDYQQWLTELQRQQMRDSQEKEKSEIESSTNGTQNYSAQERKDQKRREAEFRNQTQPLRKQLATLEKQMEKLGMALTELEEKLSDNTLYDHDRKTELTECLHQQTQTKSKLEDTEMEWLDIQEQLEHMTAEFNASQGVS; this is translated from the coding sequence ATGATTGTTTTCTCTTCACTGCAAATCCGTCGTGGCATTCGCGTCCTGCTGGATAACGCCAACGCAACCATCAATCCTGGACAAAAAGTCGGATTAGTTGGTAAAAATGGCTGTGGTAAATCTACCCTGCTTGCATTACTGAAAGATGAACTTCAAGCTGAAAATGGCTCCGTTACCTTCCCTAACAACTGGGCACTGGCTTGGGTTAATCAGGAAACGCCAGCCCTGGAAACATCAGCATTGGAATATGTCATCGATGGTGACCGTGAATTCCGGCAATTGGAGCAAAAACTCAAAATCGCCAACGAACAAAATGACGGCCATGCTATCGCTCATCTTCATGGTTTACTTGATACTATTCAGGCATGGACAATCCGCGCCCGCGCCGCTAGTTTGTTGCACGGATTAGGTTTTTCCCAGATTCAGCTAGAACAGCCGGTACGTTCATTCTCTGGTGGTTGGCGTATGCGCCTCAACCTGGCACAAGCGTTAATCTGCCGCTCTGATTTGCTATTACTCGACGAACCGACCAACCACCTTGATCTGGACGCAGTTATCTGGCTGGAAAAATGGTTGAAGAGTTATACCGGCACCTTGATCCTAATTTCCCACGATCGCGATTTTCTCGATCCAATCATCGATAAAATTCTGCACATTGAGCAGCAGGATCTATACGAATATACCGGTAACTACTCTTCCTTCGAACGGCAACGCGCGGCCAAACTTGCCCAGCAACAGGCGCTATACCAAAGCCAACAGGAAAAAGTGGCCCATTTACAAAGCTATATTGACCGCTTCCGCGCCAAAGCCTCTAAAGCGAAACAGGCACAAAGCCGCATCAAAATGCTGGAACGTATGGAGCTTATCGCGCCCGCGCATGTCGATAACTCTTTCCATTTCAGCTTCCGCCAGCCGGACAACCTGCCAAATCCTCTCTTAAACATGGATAAAGTCAGTGCTGGCTACGGTGAGAAAACGGTATTGAACTCGATCAAATTAAATTTGGTGCCAGGTTCACGGATCGGCCTGCTAGGTCGCAATGGTGCGGGTAAATCCACACTGATCAAATTGCTGGCAGGAGAGCTGGCACCTCAGCACGGAGACATTGCCTTATCAAAAGGCATTAAACTGGGTTATTTCGCACAGCACCAACTGGAATACCTACGGGCAGATGAATCTCCATTACAACATTTAGCCCGAATCGCTCCCCAAGAAACGGAACAACAGCTTCGGGATTATCTGGGAGGATTTGGCTTCAAAGGCGATCAAGTGACCGATCCAAGCGGACGTTTTTCCGGTGGTGAAAAGGCGCGTTTGGTACTGGCTCTGATTGTCTGGCAACGCCCAAACCTCCTTTTGCTTGACGAACCGACCAACCACCTTGATCTCGACATGAGACAGGCATTGACTGAAGCACTGATTGATTTCGAAGGTGCATTGGTCGTCGTATCGCACGACAGACATTTACTGCGTTCTACAACAGACGAGCTTTATCTGGTGCATGATGGAAAAGTAGAACTTTTTAAAGGAGATTTAGAAGATTATCAGCAATGGCTCACTGAACTGCAACGCCAGCAAATGCGGGATAGTCAGGAAAAAGAAAAATCAGAAATCGAATCTTCAACGAATGGCACTCAAAATTACAGTGCCCAAGAGCGTAAAGATCAAAAACGGCGTGAAGCTGAATTCCGTAACCAAACGCAGCCATTGCGCAAACAGCTTGCCACCCTTGAAAAACAGATGGAAAAACTGGGAATGGCATTGACGGAATTAGAAGAGAAGCTGTCAGACAACACACTTTACGACCATGATCGTAAAACTGAACTGACTGAATGCCTGCATCAGCAAACGCAAACAAAATCCAAACTGGAAGATACTGAAATGGAATGGTTAGACATTCAGGAACAGCTCGAACACATGACAGCAGAATTTAATGCGAGTCAAGGAGTCAGCTAA
- a CDS encoding YheV family putative zinc ribbon protein gives MSISRKRFIAGAVCPKCQSQDTLAMWQENKVDVVECVHCGHIQRQTDEAVTSHVREQEQVIGIFTPQ, from the coding sequence ATGTCAATCAGTCGTAAGCGTTTTATTGCAGGAGCGGTTTGTCCGAAATGCCAATCACAGGATACGCTGGCAATGTGGCAGGAGAATAAGGTTGATGTTGTTGAATGTGTCCATTGTGGTCATATACAGCGGCAGACGGATGAAGCTGTCACCTCGCATGTCAGAGAGCAGGAACAGGTCATTGGCATCTTTACACCACAGTAA
- the slyD gene encoding peptidylprolyl isomerase, protein MKVAKDLVVSLAYQVRTEDGVLVDESSVSAPLDYLHGRGSLISGLEKALEGREVGERFDVSVEAADAYGQYDDNLVQRAPKDVFVGVDDLQVGMRFLADTDQGPIPVEITAIEGDEVVVDANHMLAGQNLKFNVEIVAIREATEEELAHGHVHGQGGCGDHHHDHDHGEHGCCGGSCH, encoded by the coding sequence ATGAAAGTAGCAAAAGACTTGGTGGTCAGCCTGGCTTATCAAGTAAGAACAGAAGACGGTGTTTTAGTTGATGAGTCCTCGGTGAGTGCACCGTTAGACTATCTGCATGGCCGTGGTTCTCTGATCAGCGGATTAGAGAAAGCACTGGAAGGCCGTGAAGTGGGTGAGCGTTTTGATGTGAGCGTAGAAGCAGCAGATGCATACGGTCAGTATGATGACAATCTGGTTCAGCGTGCACCAAAAGATGTGTTTGTTGGCGTTGATGACCTTCAAGTTGGTATGCGTTTTCTGGCTGACACGGATCAAGGGCCTATTCCAGTAGAAATCACTGCGATAGAAGGTGATGAAGTGGTTGTTGATGCGAACCACATGCTGGCTGGTCAAAACCTGAAATTCAATGTTGAAATTGTCGCGATCCGCGAAGCAACCGAAGAAGAATTGGCTCATGGTCATGTACACGGTCAGGGTGGCTGTGGTGATCACCACCATGATCACGATCACGGTGAGCATGGATGCTGCGGCGGTAGCTGCCATTAA